Proteins encoded in a region of the Quercus lobata isolate SW786 chromosome 8, ValleyOak3.0 Primary Assembly, whole genome shotgun sequence genome:
- the LOC115956214 gene encoding receptor-like kinase TMK4 has translation MVRLIYLFTFIFSFLTLSYADDSAVMAKLLTSFDTAPSGWSATTDYCMWKNVNCDGSNRVTFIDLASQSLTGILPSDLGTLTQLTTLSLRGNSLSGPLPSLANLTSLQKLYLDNNNFTSVPSGFFQGLTSLQILTLSQNLGLAPWTISTELTQATSLVTFYASNANIIGSLPEIFGSFPSLKDLRLSYNNLTGTLPKSFGGSGIQNLWLNNQQNGLSGTIDVLSSMTQLSQVWLLKNQFTGPIPDLSNCTSLFDLQLRDNQFTGLIPASLMSIPTLRNVSLDNNVLQGPYPQFPSSVTTHTLDGINSFCKNTLGPCDPQVTTLLEIASAFGYPIKLANSWTGNDACTSWTFIICDSQGNIITINFAKQQFVGTISPVFAELSSLRNLYLNDNNLTGSIPDALTNMTSLQVLDISNNNLTGLIPKFGDSVKLTATGNPLIWKNAPSSGSGGSSPSGSNGTSPSGNPAGMGSSGTSSGSSPLIASIVIAVIIFLVVMLSVSIRCYVSRRHRRPTISLKIEVAENPESRSTSVRNIEISIEVLKQATNNFNEDNILGRGGFGVVYKGEYHDGTKVAVKRMESAAMGSKGINEFQAEISVLNKVRHRHLVSLLGCCINENERLLVYEYMPQGSLTQRLFDLGEKLCSPLTWKQRIQIAMDVARGMEYLHSLAPQIFIHRDLKPSNILLGNDMRAKVADFGLVKIAPDGKNSVTTRLAGTFGYLAPEYGATGRVTTKADVYAFGVVLMQLITGRKAVDDTLPNENPHLVTWFCKILNKKERIPMAIDQTINLDEDTMESIYRVAELAGHCTTHQPYQRPNMGHVVNILSPLVEKWKPTCHKLEHKFPTFHGVEDIYGFDQDMSLPLQRWQTM, from the exons atGGTTCGGCTGATCTATCTCTTTACCTTCATTTTCTCCTTTCTAACTCTTTCATATGCCGATGACTCTGCAGTCATGGCCAAGCTCCTAACCTCTTTCGACACCGCCCCAAGCGGCTGGTCTGCCACCACAGACTACTGCATGTGGAAAAACGTCAACTGCGACGGAAGCAACCGTGTCACCTTCATCGACTTAGCTTCCCAGTCTCTCACAGGCATTCTTCCTTCTGATCTTGGCACTCTCACCCAACTCACCACTCTTTCTCTACGAGGCAACTCTCTCTCTGGACCTCTCCCCTCCCTTGCCAACCTCACTTCTCTCCAAAAACTCTACCTTGACAACAACAATTTCACCTCCGTTCCTTCAGGTTTCTTCCAAGGACTCACAAGCTTACAAATCTTAACCTTGAGCCAAAACCTTGGTCTTGCACCTTGGACCATCTCCACCGAGTTGACTCAGGCCACTAGTTTAGTCACTTTCTATGCTAGCAATGCAAACATTATTGGGTCTTTACCAGAGATCTTTGGTTCCTTCCCGAGTCTTAAGGATCTCCGACTTTCTTACAATAATCTCACTGGCACTTTACCTAAATCCTTCGGAGGATCAGGGATCCAAAACCTCTGGCTCAACAACCAGCAAAATGGCTTGTCCGGAACCATCGACGTGTTGTCTTCGATGACACAGTTGTCCCAAGTGTGGCTACTCAAGAACCAGTTCACTGGTCCCATCCCAGACTTGTCAAACTGTACAAGTTTGTTTGATCTTCAACTCAGAGACAACCAGTTTACAGGCCTCATCCCAGCCTCACTGATGTCAATTCCCACATTGAGAAACGTTTCCTTGGATAACAATGTCCTCCAAGGGCCTTACCCACAGTTCCCATCTAGCGTGACTACTCACACTCTGGATGGTATCAATAGCTTCTGTAAAAACACCCTAGGTCCTTGTGATCCCCAAGTGACCACATTGCTCGAAATCGCTTCGGCATTTGGGTATCCAATCAAGCTAGCCAATTCTTGGACAGGTAACGATGCTTGTACTAGCTGGACTTTCATTATCTGCGATTCACAGGGGAATATTATCACTATCAATTTCGCTAAGCAGCAATTCGTTGGGACGATCTCGCCTGTCTTTGCAGAACTCTCATCGTTGAGGAATTTGTATCTGAATGATAACAATTTGACGGGTTCCATTCCGGATGCTTTGACCAACATGACAAGCCTTCAGGTTCTTGACATTTCAAACAATAACCTTACTGGGTTGATACCGAAATTTGGAGATTCCGTGAAGCTAACTGCGACCGGTAATCCTTTGATTTGGAAGAATGCTCCGAGCTCTGGAAGTGGAGGGAGTTCTCCGTCAGGTTCAAATGGCACATCGCCCAGTGGGAATCCGGCTGGAATGGGGTCGAGTGGTACTTCCAGTGGGAGTTCTCCTTTGATTGCTAGTATAGTTATTGCTGTGATCATATTTCTTGTGGTCATGTTATCGGTCTCGATTAGATGTTATGTTAGTAGAAGGCACAGGCGACCAACAATTTCATTGAAGATTGAAGTAGCGGAGAATCCTGAAAGTAGAAGTACAAGTGTACGGAATATTGAAATTTCGATTGAAGTTCTAAAACAGGCGACCAACAATTTCAATGAAGATAACATTTTGGGTAGGGGAGGTTTTGGAGTTGTCTACAAAGGAGAATACCATGATGGGACCAAGGTTGCTGTGAAAAGGATGGAATCTGCTGCAATGGGTAGCAAAGGAATCAATGAATTTCAGGCGGAGATTTCAGTCCTTAATAAAGTGAGGCATAGACATTTGGTTTCTCTTTTAGGATGTTGTATCAATGAGAACGAGAGACTTTTGGTATATGAGTACATGCCACAGGGGTCGTTAACACAacgtttgtttgatttgggtgaGAAATTGTGTTCTCCTCTTACTTGGAAGCAGAGGATTCAAATAGCAATGGATGTGGCACGCGGAATGGAATACTTGCATAGTTTAGCACCacaaattttcattcatagaGATTTAAAACCTTCCAACATACTTCTTGGAAATGATATGAGGGCCAAGGTTGCAGATTTTGGTTTAGTTAAAATTGCGCCTGATGGGAAGAACTCTGTAACAACGCGATTAGCTGGGACATTTGGTTATCTTGCGCCAGAATATGGAG CTACAGGAAGAGTGACCACCAAAGCGGATGTATATGCATTTGGAGTGGTTTTGATGCAGCTGATTACCGGTAGAAAAGCAGTAGATGATACTTTGCCAAATGAGAACCCTCATCTGGTCACATGGTTTTGTAAGATTCTAAACAAAAAGGAGCGCATCCCTATGGCCATTGATCAAACTATTAACCTTGATGAGGATACCATGGAGAGCATATACAGAGTGGCTGAGCTTGCAGGACATTGCACTACTCACCAGCCATACCAAAGGCCGAATATGGGGCATGTAGTCAACATCTTAAGTCCTCTTGTAGAGAAGTGGAAACCAACATGTCATAAATTAGAGCACAAATTTCCCACTTTTCATGGAGTAGAGGACATCTATGGCTTTGACCAAGACATGAGCCTTCCTTTGCAAAGATGGCAAACGATGTAG